From the genome of Odocoileus virginianus isolate 20LAN1187 ecotype Illinois chromosome 16, Ovbor_1.2, whole genome shotgun sequence, one region includes:
- the C16H14orf28 gene encoding uncharacterized protein C14orf28 homolog isoform X2: MKTLFEEIKASIKNNYNQDRSFWRPVLPWGGVFTIKAGRKAVSCTPLYVEIRLKNTCTIDGFLMLLYVILNENENFPRELSLHLGREFVDCFLYLMDTYSFTTVKLLWIWDKMEKQQYKSEVHKASLIIDLFGNEHDNFTKNLENLMSTIQESYCSNWRCPTRVQEDQQRTININPPQEIPHGNLIRLAVDELFCSRIELCEERGCGGLREFSQRVFCHGPPPFVVLNMQHWKSEDLAYVPYYLDLSDHKYLLEGATLFNKEEHHYSAAFQIDGHWMHYDGLRNVNLILLNKPPEFLLLSSLVYIRATEK, from the exons ATGAAGACACTGTTTGAAGAGATCAaagcatcaattaaaaataactataaccAAGATCGCTCATTTTGGAGGCCTGTTCTTCCTTGGGGAGGTGTTTTTACTATCAAAGCTGGCCGCAAAGCAGTCTCCTGTACGCCACTCTATGTTGAAATAAGACTGAAAAATACCTGCACCATAGATGGATTCTTGATGTTACTCTATGTCAttctcaatgaaaatgaaaatttccccCGGGAACTCTCTCTTCATTTAGGTAGAGAGTTTGTagactgttttctttatttaatggACACCTACAGTTTTACAACCGTGAAGCTACTTTGGATTTGggacaaaatggaaaaacagcAATACAAGTCTGAAGTTCATAAAGCTTCATTAATAATTGATTTGTTTGGGAATGAACATGATAATTTtacaaaaaatcttgaaaatcttATGTCAACCATACAAGAGAGTTACTGTTCCAACTGGCGATGCCCCACTCGAGTGCAGGAAGATCAGCAACGCACAATTAATATAAA TCCTCCCCAAGAAATTCCACATGGAAACTTGATACGACTGGCTGTGGATGAGTTATTCTGCTCCAGGATTGAACTGTGTGAAGAGCGTGG GTGTGGTGGCTTAAGAGAGTTTTCCCAAAGAGTGTTCTGCCATGGGCCACCCCCTTTTGTTGTCTTAAATATGCAGCATTGGAAATCTGAAGATCTGGCATATGTCCCCTATTATTTGGATTTATCTGATCACAA GTATTTGTTGGAAGGTGCCACATTGTTTAACAAAGAGGAACATCATTATTCTGCAGCCTTTCAAATTGATGGACATTGGATGCACTATGATGGCCTCAGAAATGtgaatttaattttgttaaataaaccCCCAGAGTTTCTCCTCTTGTCATCATTGGTTTATATTCGAgcaacagagaaataa
- the C16H14orf28 gene encoding uncharacterized protein C14orf28 homolog isoform X1 has product MVDIALSHHRSRHRAGEATFGQQSQLSSVFFHKWMKTLFEEIKASIKNNYNQDRSFWRPVLPWGGVFTIKAGRKAVSCTPLYVEIRLKNTCTIDGFLMLLYVILNENENFPRELSLHLGREFVDCFLYLMDTYSFTTVKLLWIWDKMEKQQYKSEVHKASLIIDLFGNEHDNFTKNLENLMSTIQESYCSNWRCPTRVQEDQQRTININPPQEIPHGNLIRLAVDELFCSRIELCEERGCGGLREFSQRVFCHGPPPFVVLNMQHWKSEDLAYVPYYLDLSDHKYLLEGATLFNKEEHHYSAAFQIDGHWMHYDGLRNVNLILLNKPPEFLLLSSLVYIRATEK; this is encoded by the exons ATGGTAGACAT AGCACTGAGTCACCACAGAAGCAGACACCGTGCTGGAGAAGCCACGTTTGGTCAACAGAGCCAGCTCAGCTCAGTCTTCTTCCATAAATG gATGAAGACACTGTTTGAAGAGATCAaagcatcaattaaaaataactataaccAAGATCGCTCATTTTGGAGGCCTGTTCTTCCTTGGGGAGGTGTTTTTACTATCAAAGCTGGCCGCAAAGCAGTCTCCTGTACGCCACTCTATGTTGAAATAAGACTGAAAAATACCTGCACCATAGATGGATTCTTGATGTTACTCTATGTCAttctcaatgaaaatgaaaatttccccCGGGAACTCTCTCTTCATTTAGGTAGAGAGTTTGTagactgttttctttatttaatggACACCTACAGTTTTACAACCGTGAAGCTACTTTGGATTTGggacaaaatggaaaaacagcAATACAAGTCTGAAGTTCATAAAGCTTCATTAATAATTGATTTGTTTGGGAATGAACATGATAATTTtacaaaaaatcttgaaaatcttATGTCAACCATACAAGAGAGTTACTGTTCCAACTGGCGATGCCCCACTCGAGTGCAGGAAGATCAGCAACGCACAATTAATATAAA TCCTCCCCAAGAAATTCCACATGGAAACTTGATACGACTGGCTGTGGATGAGTTATTCTGCTCCAGGATTGAACTGTGTGAAGAGCGTGG GTGTGGTGGCTTAAGAGAGTTTTCCCAAAGAGTGTTCTGCCATGGGCCACCCCCTTTTGTTGTCTTAAATATGCAGCATTGGAAATCTGAAGATCTGGCATATGTCCCCTATTATTTGGATTTATCTGATCACAA GTATTTGTTGGAAGGTGCCACATTGTTTAACAAAGAGGAACATCATTATTCTGCAGCCTTTCAAATTGATGGACATTGGATGCACTATGATGGCCTCAGAAATGtgaatttaattttgttaaataaaccCCCAGAGTTTCTCCTCTTGTCATCATTGGTTTATATTCGAgcaacagagaaataa
- the LOC139038634 gene encoding LOW QUALITY PROTEIN: uncharacterized protein (The sequence of the model RefSeq protein was modified relative to this genomic sequence to represent the inferred CDS: substituted 1 base at 1 genomic stop codon), with translation MRGDPNWGPGGELGKTQNPPFSEKPQGLIDLLDSILFTHNPTWDDCQQLLQVLFTTEEREQILAEARKRVPGADGRPTAQPHLVDERFPLLRPNWDFEQTEGRERLRVYRQTLMAGLRAAARKLTNLAKVNLVRETPEEREERIRREERELAEKIRKEDREHRKKENRKNQRELAQILFAGLKAGTELREPQDPRTGEKEKPKRQALKKDQCTYRKEQGHWKNELGTPPRVLGNRTCGGETRWLHGDTGAQHSVLNQKLGPMSKKTSLVQGATGTKRYCWTTERKVNLGTHQVSHSFLVVPECPAPLLGRDLLTKVNAQIHFDPGGMSVTDGLGQPIHVLSLALRDEYRLFAPKPAETIAPDVQPWVHKYPLAWAETAGMGLAKQRHPVVIELKAGATPVRVRQYPMSQEARRGITPHIRRLMDAGILRRCQSPWNTPXLPVKKPGGTDYRPVQDLREVNKRVSDIHPTLPNPYTLLRSLLPEYTWYTVLDLKDAFFSLPLAAQSQEIFAFEWTEGEGQPVVQLTWTRLPQGFKNSPTLFNEALSEDLYEYRTRHPEVILLQYVDDLMLAGTTEEACSRATSDLLKTVGTLGYRASAKKAQIARQEVTYLGYKIRQGKRWLTQAMKETILQIPEPKTPRQVREFLGTIGYCRLWIMGFAEKARPLYEGSKETPNWTWTEPMKQAFQTLRRALLEAPALALALPNPNKPFQLFVDEKQGIGKGVLTQQWGPWKQPVAYLSKRLDPVAAGWPPCLRIIAATALLVRDADKLTYGQQLLVYTPHAIEGVLKQPPVTWISNARLTHYQALLLDAPRVRFQTPCFLNPATLLPNPEKDRPLHDCSEILAEALAARKDLTDVPLSNSELVWFTDGSSYVKDGQRKAGAAIVDDSGQTIWAKTLPPNTSAQKAELIALIQALEQAKGKRVTIFTDSRYAFSTAHIQGPIYQERGFRTAEGKEVKNLPEIRRLLEAVQLPRAVAIVHVPGHQKGEDPKARGNRAADAAAREAASRDYAAPILAVGLPPPGMGALPPVPEYSLPDLTWINEDTTFQKDDKDGWYQDQNNNLILLPPWVVTCVNTCTRLHTWERKRP, from the exons ATGAGGGGGGACCCGAATTGGGGACCCGGAGGAGAATTAGGG AAAACCCagaaccctcctttctcagagaagccccaaggcctcattgacctcttagattccattttgttcactcacaaCCCCACCTGGGACGATTGTCAACAGCTGTTGCAGGTGCTCTTCACCACAGAAGAACGGGAGCAAATTCTGGCAGAGGCACGGAAACGGGTCCCGGGGGCCGACGGGAGACCAACTgcccagcctcatctcgtggacgagcggtttcctctgttgcggcctaactgggattttgagcaaacggaaggtagggagcgtctccgagtgtaccgccagactctgatgGCAGGGCTGCGGGCCGCAGCTAGAAAGCTGACAAATTTGGCGAAGGTAAATCTAgtaag agagaccccagaagaaagggaagagcgaATTCGAcgggaggaaagggaattagctgagaagatcaggaaggaagatagggaacataggaagaaggaaaaccggaagaaccagagggagctagcccagattctttttgcGGGGTTGAAGGCCGGAACAGAATTGAGGGAGCCTCAAGACCCCCGGacgggagaaaaagaaaaaccaaaaaggcaggccctaaagaaagatcagtgcACCTACCGCAAAGAACaggggcactggaaaaacga actcggcacccctccccgagtcctgggtaaccgtacatgtggaggggaaacccgttggcttcatggagatactggcgcccaacactctgttttaaatcaaaaactgggaccgatgtctaagaaaaccagcttagtgcaaggagccacggggacaaaaagatattgttggaccacagaacggaaagtaaatctggggacccaccaggtgtcccattcgtttttggtggtaccagaatgcccagcccctctacttggaagagacttgttgactaaagttaatgctcagatccattttgaccctgggggaatgtcagtcacggatggacttggacagccgatacatgtcttatccctagccttaagagatgaatacagactttttgctCCTAAGCCCGCAGAGACCATAGCACCAGATGTACAACCGTGGGTCCACAAATACCCGttggcctgggcagaaacggcaggaatgggactggccaaacagagacatccAGTCGTCATCGAGCTAAAGGCCGGGGCAACTCCTGTGAGGGTGAGACAGTACCCCATGAGCCAGGAGGCTCggcgggggatcactccccacattcgacggctcatggatgccggaattctcaggcggtgccaatccccttggaacaccccctgactgccggtgaagaagccaggggggacagATTATAGACCTGTCCAAGACCTGCGAGAAGTCAACAAGCGGGTGAGTGACATACACCCCACTCTCCCTAACCCATATACCCTCCTGAGAAGTCtgctgcctgagtacacttggtacactgtgTTAGACTTGAAGGATGcctttttcagcctacccctggcggcccagagccaggagatatttgcctttgagtggactgAGGGGGAAGGCCAACCGGTAGTACAATTAACTTGGAcccgcctcccacaggggttcaagaactcccctaccttgtttaatgaggcttTGAGTGAGGACCTCTACGAATATCGGActcgccacccagaggtcatcctgctgcaatatgtagatgaccttatgttggctggaactacagaggaggcatgcagccgtgCCACCAGTGACCTCTTAAAGACTGTAGGCACCTTGGGGTATCGCGCTAGTgcaaagaaggcacaaatagcccggcaagaggtcacctatttggggtataagatcaggcaggggAAAAGGTGGCTAACTCAGGCCATGAAGGAAACGATATtgcagataccagagcccaagaccccccgccaggtgagagagtttctggggactattggatattgcagactgtggatcatggggtttgctGAGAAGGCCCGGCCCTTGTATGAGGGAAGTAAAGAGACCCCAAACTGGACTTGGACTGAGCCAATGAAGCAGGCTTTCCAGACACTCAGACGggccctactagaagccccagcccttgcccttgccctgcctaacccaaataagccattccagctgtttgtagatgaaaagcaaggaataggaaagggggtcttgacgcaACAATGGGGACCATGGAAGCAGCCGGTGGCATACCTTTCGAAGCGATTAGACCCGgtggccgctgggtggcccccttgccttcgcatcattgcagccactgccctcctcgtccgcGACGCTGACAAGTTGACATATGGACAGCAACTCTTGGTTTACACCCCCCACGCCATTGAAGGGGTTTTAAAGCAGCCTCCGGTTACGTGGATCTCCAATGCTcgcttgacacattaccaggcctTGCTGCTTGATGCCCCACGGGTGCGTTTTCagaccccttgcttcctgaatccagccacgctcctacctaacccagagaaagaccgccctctccatgattgcagtgagatactggctgaggccctggcggcacgaaaagacttaactgatgtacCCCTAAGCAACAGTGAGCTAGTATGGTTCACCGATGGGAGCAGTTATGTAAAAGATGGGCAAAGGAAGGCGGGAGCCGCCATAGTTGATGATTCAGGACAGACGATATGGGCTAAGACACTTCCCCCAAACACTTCTGCGCAAAAAGCAGAATTGATTGCCCtaatacaggctctggagcaagccAAAGGGAAGAGAGTCACCATTTTTACTGACAGCCGATATGCTTTCAGCACTGCCCATATTCAAGGTCCAATAtaccaagaaaggggatttcggacagctgagggaaaGGAGGTCAAAAATCTGCCTGAGATTCGCAGGCTCCTGGAAGCTGTCCAACTGCCCCGGGCAGTAGCAATAGTACATGTCCCCGGTCACCAGAAAGGAGAAGACCCTAAGGCACGAGGAAATCGTGCCGCTGATGCGGCCGCTCGAGAAGCGGCTAGCCGGGACTACGCCGCCCCCATATTAGCCGTCGGACTTCCACCTCCTGGTATGGGGGCCTTGCCACCAGTTCCCGAATATTCCCTCCCTGATCTCACCTGGATCAACGAGGATACCACCTTCCAGAAGGATGACAAAGATGGATGGTACCAAGACcaaaacaacaacctgatattGCTGCCACCCTGGGTCGTCACTTGTGTGAACACCTGCACACGACTACAcacctgggagagaaaaagaccttAA